The genomic region TACCTAAAGATAGCAGAGGTTTTAAACGCGCTATCTCTTATCCGAGGGGCAAGGTAAAATTGATTGCTGAGATTAAAAAGGCATCACCAACAGAAGGGGTTATTTGCGAAGAATTCGACCCGGTGGCTATTGCCAAAATTTATGAGGAAAGCGGGGCAAAGGCTATCTCTGTGCTGACGGATGAAAACTTCTTTCAAGGCAATTTACAACATCTGAAGGCCGTTAAAGAAGCAACTCATATCCCTATTTTGCGTAAGGATTTCATTATTGATGAATATCAAATCTACGAATCAAAGGTTTGGGGCGCAAATGCCATACTTTTAATTGCCGATTGCCTACCTCTGGAGAAAATTAATAGTTTTTTAAACATAAGTCAAAGTTTAGGATTAGATGTTTTATTAGAGGTTCATAATTATGATGACTGGGATAAGGTTTCACAGGTGAAAACTGAGATTATTGGAATAAATAATCGTAATTTATATACATTTGTGGTTGACTTAAAAACTACTTTTATGCTAAAATTAATCATACCAAAGGAGAAAATAGTCGTAAGTGAAAGTGGAATAAAGACAAAGGAGGATGTTCAATTACTTCAAGAAAAGGGAATCGATGCGATTTTAGTCGGCACAACATTGATGAAAAGTGGAAATATAAAGGATAAGATTAAAGAATTGTTGTAAGCATATTCAGCATTCAGCTATCAGTTTATAGCACTTATTAATCGAAATTTGACCCAGATATGGCTATGAAATTCCAAATCACAAATTCCAAATTCCATTTAGTGAATTAGTGAATTAAGCGAATTAGCGAATTAGTAAAATCTAATCTCTAATTCACTAATCTCTAATTCGCTTTTTGGTATGTGGGATTTGGTGCTTGGGATTTGGGATTTTTTTACTTATTCACCCTGAGTAAAATTTTGACTAATAACTGCTATACGAATTGTTAAATTAAATCCGCTGGGAATTCTGTGGATTAAAAAAGGAGGAACTAAATTGCAAAAAGGAATAGGGATTATTGGAATAATCTTAACTCTTTGTATCATTGGTTTTTTATGTGTTTATTTTACCTCTAAAACCACACAACAAATGACTCAAGAAACAGGAGTTAAATTTATGGAGCGAACGGTTGGTAAAACCGCTGATGTTTCTACTCAGGCAAATTTAAACATATTGAGAGAGGCAATTATGCGATATTATAATGAACACCGTGTTTATCCGGATAGTCTGGATAGTTTTGGCGACCCACCGTTTATTCCAGGTTATCTAAGGAAAATACCATCAGCAAATCTGGGAATGAATGTCCCTTATAATATAAGAACAAGTGATAAAATAACTTATGGAAATAGTGTAACTAACACGGGTGGCTGGTTATACAATCCGGCAACAGGAAAGATTATGGTCAATTATGATGGCTTAGATTCTGAGGGAGTGAATTACACTACATATTAAAATGAATAAAGTAAGTATTGTTATCCCGGCTTATAATGAAGAAAAGAGTATTGGTGCTTTAATTGATACACTCCGCGAAAATATGCAGGGCTATGAGTATGAGATAATCGTTGTTGATGATGCCTCGAAAGATAAAACGGCTAATATTACTCAAGACAAAGGAACTTGTTTAATCCAACTTCCTAAAAATAGAGGATATGGTTTTGCGATTAAAACAGGTATTAAAAAGGCTAAATATGAAATCATAGCGATTATAGATGCGGATGGAACATATCCGGTTTCAGAAATGCCAATGCTAATTAATTCTATTGGTGAATACGATATGGTGGTTGGAGCAAGAAAGAAACAAAAAATCCCACTTATCCGCAGACCAGCCAAGTTTTTCTTAAATATGTTAGCCAACTATCTCACTGAGGCACAAATTCCGGACTTGAATTCAGGTATGCGTGTCTTTAAAAAAGATATTGCCTTGAAATTCTTTAATATATTACCTGATAGATTTTCTTTTACCATTACGATTACTCTGGCAATGCTCACAAATGATTATTTAGTAAAATTTATCCCCATAGATTACCTGCCGCGGGAAGGCAAATCTAAAATAAGACCGATTCGCGATACCTATAATTTTATCCTGCTTATTATTCGGACAGTGATGTATTTTAATCCTTTAAAGATATTTATTCCTTTGAGTCTGACACTATTTTTAATCGCAATGGTTGTTTTTTGCTATAGTTATTTTGTGCTTGATAAAGTGATGGATATTACTGTCATCGTTATTTTAATGACTTGCGTGCAAATCCTGGCAATTGGACTTTTAGCAGATTTAGTGGATAAAAGGAGTTAAATTGCCCGGTCTTACATCTTACCTTTTGCCATATTTATCCTTTAAGTGCTTCAGCGGTTCCTGTAATTTCTGCTATTTCCTTGGTAATAGAGGCTTGTCTTGCTCGGTTGAAAGAAAGCCATAACTCATTTATCATCTTTTTGGCATTAGTTGTCGCGGATTCCATCGCAACCATTCTTGCCGCATGTTCAAATGCCTGTGACTCTAATAGAATACGATGAAGTTGCACAACGATATGTTTTTCAAGCAGGGTATTTAATATCTCTTTTTTAGAAGGCTCATAGAGATACTCTGAGACTATTTTGGAAGAAGGAGGTGACAGGGGAATAATAGGCAGTAATTTTTCTCGAACTACTTGTTGTCTAAAAACAGATTTGAATTCATTATAGACACAAGTTATCTCATCTATTTCATTAGAGATGTATAAATCAATAACTCTTTTTGTTAGTCCTTCCGCAAATTTATAAGTAACCTGGTCAGGTGTAGGAAGTGTAAATGGTATATTGTAATCAAATCGTTTAAAAAAATTAAATCCTTTTCTCCCGATTATCATTAATTTAATATCAATAGATTTATCCCGCTCTTCTTCTAAATAATGAAATACATTTTTAATCAGATTGGTATTAAATCCACCACACAACCCTCTTTGAGAAGTGAACATAAGTAATCCTGATGTTTTAACTTCCCGTTTTAAAAGTAGTGGATAATCTTCTTCTCTTTCTACCCTTAATGCCAGACTGCTGAGAATCTCATTTAACCCATAGGCATAAGGTCTGGCAGAAGTAATACTCATCTCTGCTTTCTTCATTTTAGCGGCGGCAACAAGCATCATTGCTCGAGTAATTTGTTGGATATTTTTAATCGATTTTATCCTTCTTTTTATATCACGCATCATAGCCATAGTAATTTCCTCCTTTTTGAGGTAATTAATTACCCCTTACTACTCACCAATTACCAATTACTAAAATAATCCCAATAACGGCTAAGAATAAATAATCTTTTTTCGCCATTTTTAGTTTTTTAGTCCTGTTTTTGATTATTTGGTCTCCACTGCTTTCTAAAACCACTGCTAATTCATCAGCTCGCTGGAATGAATTTTTAAATAATAGAACCATAGCAGGAATGA from bacterium harbors:
- a CDS encoding glycosyltransferase family 2 protein, producing the protein MNKVSIVIPAYNEEKSIGALIDTLRENMQGYEYEIIVVDDASKDKTANITQDKGTCLIQLPKNRGYGFAIKTGIKKAKYEIIAIIDADGTYPVSEMPMLINSIGEYDMVVGARKKQKIPLIRRPAKFFLNMLANYLTEAQIPDLNSGMRVFKKDIALKFFNILPDRFSFTITITLAMLTNDYLVKFIPIDYLPREGKSKIRPIRDTYNFILLIIRTVMYFNPLKIFIPLSLTLFLIAMVVFCYSYFVLDKVMDITVIVILMTCVQILAIGLLADLVDKRS
- the atpG gene encoding ATP synthase F1 subunit gamma, with amino-acid sequence MAMMRDIKRRIKSIKNIQQITRAMMLVAAAKMKKAEMSITSARPYAYGLNEILSSLALRVEREEDYPLLLKREVKTSGLLMFTSQRGLCGGFNTNLIKNVFHYLEEERDKSIDIKLMIIGRKGFNFFKRFDYNIPFTLPTPDQVTYKFAEGLTKRVIDLYISNEIDEITCVYNEFKSVFRQQVVREKLLPIIPLSPPSSKIVSEYLYEPSKKEILNTLLEKHIVVQLHRILLESQAFEHAARMVAMESATTNAKKMINELWLSFNRARQASITKEIAEITGTAEALKG
- the trpC gene encoding indole-3-glycerol phosphate synthase TrpC, which produces MILKEILKEKKIEIEKRKIIKPMAEMKKMAYDLPKDSRGFKRAISYPRGKVKLIAEIKKASPTEGVICEEFDPVAIAKIYEESGAKAISVLTDENFFQGNLQHLKAVKEATHIPILRKDFIIDEYQIYESKVWGANAILLIADCLPLEKINSFLNISQSLGLDVLLEVHNYDDWDKVSQVKTEIIGINNRNLYTFVVDLKTTFMLKLIIPKEKIVVSESGIKTKEDVQLLQEKGIDAILVGTTLMKSGNIKDKIKELL